A stretch of Elephas maximus indicus isolate mEleMax1 chromosome 20, mEleMax1 primary haplotype, whole genome shotgun sequence DNA encodes these proteins:
- the LOC126063693 gene encoding olfactory receptor 4C16-like, with amino-acid sequence LLLIHEIILLNNNVTEFILLGLTQDPVKRKVVFVLFLLFYLGTLLGNSLIIVTIETSRALESPMYFFLFYLSLSDTCFSTSIAPRMIVDALLKNSTISFRECIIQVFSFHFFGCLAILILMLMAIDRNVAICKPLHYMSIMNQRVCSVLVAIAWVGACVHSSVQIFLTLSLPFCGPNVIDHYLCDLQPLLKLACTDTYMTNLLLVSNSGAICIVSFVLLMFSYVIILYSLRNHSAEGRKKALSTCISHIIVVILFFVPCIFIYTRPATTFPMDKMITVFYTIGTPLLNPLIYTLRNAEVKNAMRKWWSKKLISEDQRLMEISNPSS; translated from the coding sequence CTTCTCCTCATTCATGAAATCATTCTGCTGAATAATAATGTGACTGAATTCATTCTGCTTGGGTTGACACAAGATCCTGTTAAAAGGAAAGTAGTGTTTGtccttttcttgcttttctaCTTAGGGACATTGTTGGGTAACTCACTGATAATTGTTACCATCGAGACCAGCCGGGCACTTGAGAGTCCaatgtacttcttccttttctacttATCTTTATCTGACACCTGCTTCTCTACTTCCATAGCCCCTAGAATGATTGTGGATGCCCTTCTGAAGAATAGCACTATCTCTTTCAGGGAGTGCATTATCCaagtcttttcatttcatttctttggcTGCCTGGCAATCTTGATCCTTATGCTGATGGCCATTGACCGcaatgtggccatctgtaagcccCTGCACTACATGAGCATCATGAACCAGCGGGTCTGCAGTGTGTTGGTAGCTATAGCCTGGGTAGGGGCTTGTGTGCATTCTTCAGTTCAGATTTTTCTGACGTTGAGTTTGCCTTTCTGTGGTCCCAATGTGATTGATCACTATTTATGTGACTTGCAGCCCTTGTTGAAACTTGCCTGTACAGACACCTATATGACCAACCTGCTACTGGTGTCTAATAGTGGGGCCATTTGTATAGTGAGTTTTGTATTGCTGATGTTCTCCTATGTCATCATTTTGTATTCTCTGAGAAACCACAGtgctgaaggaaggaaaaaggctcTTTCCACCTGCATCTCCCATATCATTGTAGTCATTTTGTTCTTCGTTccttgtatatttatatatacacgcCCCGCAACCACCTTCCCCATGGATAAAATGATAACTGTGTTTTATACAATTGGAACACCTTTGCTTAACCCTCTGATTTATacactgagaaatgctgaggtgaAAAATGCCATGAGGAAATGGTGGAGCAAGAAACTGATTTCAGAAGACCAAAGATTAATGGAAATTTCAAATCCTTCTTCATAG
- the LOC126063694 gene encoding olfactory receptor 4C16-like, whose product MLLNNNVTEFILLGLTQDPVKKKTVFVIFLLSYLGTLLGNSLIIITIKTSRALGSPMYFFLFYLSLSDTCFCTAIAPRMVVDILQKTITISFSECIIQIFSFHFFGCLEVLILILMAIDHYVAICKPLHYMSIMNRRVCSVLVALAWVASCVHSSVQIFLTLRLPFCGPNVTDHYLCDLHPLLQLSCTDTYVTNLLLVSNSGALCIMSFVMLIFSYVIILHSLRNHRAEGRKKALSTCISHIIVVILFFVPCMFIYTRPATTFPMDKMITVFYTIGTPLLNPLIYTLRNAEVKNAMRKLWKKN is encoded by the coding sequence ATGCTGCTGAATAATAATGTGACTGAGTTCATTCTGCTTGGGTTGACGCAAGATcctgttaaaaagaaaacagtgttTGTCATTTTCTTGCTTTCCTACTTAGGGACATTGTTGGGTAACTCATTGATTATCATCACCATAAAGACCAGTCGGGCACTTGGGAGTccaatgtactttttcctcttctACTTATCGTTATCTGATACCTGCTTCTGTACTGCCATAGCCCCTAGAATGGTTGTGGATATCCTTCAGAAGACCATCACTATCTCTTTTAGTGAGTGCATTATCCAgatcttttcatttcatttctttggcTGCCTGGAGGTCTTGATCCTAATCCTGATGGCCATTGAccactatgtggccatctgtaaaccCCTGCACTACATGAGCATCATGAACCGGCGGGTCTGCAGTGTGTTGGTAGCTCTAGCCTGGGTAGCGTCCTGTGTGCATTCTTCAGTTCAGATTTTTCTGACCTTGCGTTTACCTTTCTGTGGTCCCAATGTGACTGATCACTATTTATGTGACTTGCACCCCTTGTTGCAACTTTCCTGTACAGACACCTATGTGACCAACCTGCTGCTGGTGTCCAATAGTGGGGCCCTTTGCATAATGAGTTTTGTCATGCTGATATTCTCCTATGTTATCATCTTGCATTCTCTGAGAAACCACAGGgctgaagggaggaaaaaagccCTTTCCACCTGCATCTCCCATATCATTGTAGTCATCTTGTTCTTTGTTCCTTGTATGTTTATATACACACGCCCTGCAACCACCTTCCCCATGGATAAAATGATAACTGTGTTTTATACAATTGGAACACCTTTACTTAACCCTCTGATTTATacactgagaaatgctgaggtgaAAAATGCCATGAGGAAGCTATGGAAGAAAAACTGA